The Megalobrama amblycephala isolate DHTTF-2021 linkage group LG1, ASM1881202v1, whole genome shotgun sequence genome segment aaatcgcccTCTAttcccttaaatagggcactttTTGAGGGAACAACCATTTGTAGGGGTGTCTAAAACCATAGTGGACGATAtcaagtgcactcattcaatcccacagtGCACCGCAATAACGAGTGCACAACTGATGAACACTCAACGGATAGAGAATACACATAATGTACCGCAAGAGTCGCAGGCTGAATTAATTCCTGCATCTGACCAGAAGATGGTCCATTTTCTAAACCGCTGGTCCACTGTGGACcagcacaaactatgcaaaaacCACAGCCCTTCTGGTGCACTCAGTGTCCAAATTCACTTACTCGCTTTAATTAACTCCTTCAATATTAGTGGACTAATGTAGGgtatagtgaatgagggtataggggatGATTTCGctagctaaactctgcaggacagtggcgcTACAGGACCGAGTGGACACGCCTGGTCTTGCCTTACGTTCTTCTCATAGGTTTATCTGAGGCTTGTAGTAACTGCAGAGGCGTTTGGTCGCACTCTGATGCCTCATTTCCTGTGTGATGGGCATCAAAACCACACCCACCACCAGCACCATCAGTCCAATAGACAGCAGGGCGGGGCCTAAAATATTGGTGGCCTTGGTGGAAACCCCAGCGAAGTAAAGTCCACTCAGCACCATCCCACAGAGCAGCACGCTGCCCCCGGCGGTCATGAGGAGGATCGCCTGCCAGTAGTACTCGCAGTTGCCTGGAGGGGGCTGAGGGTTCCAGCGGATCTCTTTGTGGGACAGGCTGAAAATCGTGTTCTCGGAGCGTGGCGTCAGCTGCTCGCAGGAATACGAGCGGGAACAGTCCCCGAGGGGAAGGTGCTCTGGGACAGACGTCATGTCTTCAGATGTCCTACACCCCTGCGCCGCCCGTGGCCTCTGCTGAACAGCACTGTGATG includes the following:
- the LOC125250172 gene encoding phosphoinositide-interacting protein-like; this translates as MTSVPEHLPLGDCSRSYSCEQLTPRSENTIFSLSHKEIRWNPQPPPGNCEYYWQAILLMTAGGSVLLCGMVLSGLYFAGVSTKATNILGPALLSIGLMVLVVGVVLMPITQEMRHQSATKRLCSYYKPQINL